CGGCCGGGTGTCGCCGTAGCCAGCACTGGTCAGCCGCGCCGGGGCGATGCCGTGCGCCACCAGCCAGTCCTTCACGGCCTTTGCGCGCTCGCCGGAGAGCTTCTGGTTGTAGTTCTTCTCGCCCACATTGTCGGTGTGCCCGCCGATCTCCGCCGAGTACGACGCGTCGGCCTGGAACATGGCCAGCACCTGCTTCAGCACCGGCTCCGAGTCGGGCCGCAAGTTTGATTTATTGAAGTCGAAGTTCACGCCGTAGATCTGAAGTGTGCAGGCCTTGGGCGGAGGGCCGCCGGCGACCACGTAGGTCAGGCTGTATGAAGTCGTCGAGTCGCTGTTTCCCGAGCCGTGCTCGTACAAGAACCACTGCTCTCCGTGGGGCGTCTTCCGGGTGAGCAGCGCCTTGAAGTCCTCGTCGGGCTTGGTGACGAGCTTGGCGCCGAGGCCCTTGAGCGCGTCGACGTAGTTCTGCCACACCGCATGGGCCACCGGATTCTTCTTGGGATCCGTGAGCGCGTAGGTCACGCGGTAGAAATGGCCGGCGAGCGTGAGGTCGCCGTCGGGCGTGGAGAGCGTCTCCTGGTCGAAGTCGGAGACCGAGCAACTGTCGATTTTAAAGTACCCGAACTGCTTCACCAGCCAAGGCGGGTCCTTGCAAGGATTGGTTTGATAGTTCCAATCGGTGGGCGCCTCGCGGACCACGACCTCCTGCTTGAGCGCGCCGAGGTCAACGGTGGTCAACGTGAACGAGCCGGTGGACTCATCGTTGCCGCTGCCGTGCGCGTACTCGTACCAGTGCTCGCCCTGCGCGTCCTTGCGCGTGAGCGTGCAAGACCAGCCGCCCTGCGGATCCGACATCAGCGTGGCGCCGGACCTCTTGCCCTGGGCGGCGAAGTAGTTGCGGGCCTTTTCGTTGCTGGGGTTCTTCGACTCGTCGACGAGCGTGTAGGTGATCTTGTCGACGCGACCCTGAAGGTGCTTGGAGCCGTCGACGAGCTGCATGTCCACCTCGCCCCAGTCCTGGTGCTCGCAATCGGTGATCTCGAAGCCGGGCATGCGCTCCGGAGCCCAGGCGGGAGGCTTGCAGCCCTCCTTGTCGGCCGCCCAGGCCGAGGTTCCACCGAACAGCAGCGCGAATCCGATGCCGACCGCCAGACGCGATTTCATTGTTGAGTGTCCTCAGAGAAGCAGGTGCAGGAACTGGTTGAACGCGCTGGGAACATAGTCGCCGAAGGGCCCAGCGTCGACGAATCCGCGCTTCCGGTACATGGCGAGTGCAGCATTGAACGCCGGCCCCACTCCGGTCTCGAGGCTGAGCGTCTTCAAACCGCGCGCGCGGGCCTCGATGATGATGTGCTCGAGGAGCGCGGCACCCACGCCTTCGCGCAAGTGTTTCGGATGGGTGCGCATCGACTTGAGCTCGCCGAGCTCCGCGTCGTGCTGCTTGAGCGCTCCGATTCCGCAGATCTCACCGCCGCGCCACGCGCTCCAGACGGTGACCCCCGGCGCCTGAAGCCCCGAGAGATCGAGCGCGAAGCTGTGCCCTGGAGGCGAGCTCGCGTGCATGCCCGCGAGGTGCAACGCCAGCAGCTCGCGCGTGGGCGCGCCCGAAAGGTCGTCGAGCCTGATCTCGAATACATCGATCATCGAGACACGGTGAGTAATGAAGTCATCCGGTGCGCCGATCGGTGATGTGCCAGAGGACGCCCGTCGGGTCGCTCAAGTACAGCACGCGCACGCCCCACGGCTGCATCGCCGGCGCCTTGGCCATGATGCCGGGGTACTTTGCAGGAATGCCGGCCTTCTGGATATGTGCCCACCATGCATCGGCATCGTCGACGAGCAGGCTCATCATGAAGTTGCCCGCGTGCTCCTTCAGGTAGAACGGCTGCAGGAAGAAGCGAGAGCCGCCCACTTGAAACTCGGAGATCTGATCATTTCCAAAGTTGAGGGTGAATCCGAGATCCAAATAGAACTGCTTGGCGAGTGTGTAGTCCTTCGCGGGCACGAAGGCCTTGAGGTCGAGGACGGGGCTTGGTGCCATGGGTTCGCTCCGGCGTTGGCGCGCGTCAGCGTCGCGTGGGCGCGATGGCGTCCGCGGGCACAGGTGGGCGGCGGAAGGCGCGGCCCTCGCGCAGCAACCGCGCGGCCTCGAGGAACGGCTCAATAGTACAGTGCAGAATGCCGCGGTAGTGATTGTCGTCGAACTCGCGAATGCCAAATCGGATGGGCGCGTCGCGGGGCGGGCGATAGAGCGTTCCAAAGATCGTGTCCCAGAGGGTGAGCACGTTTCCGTAGTTCGTATCGAAGATGTCCCGCGAGTGGTGCATCTGGTGCATCACCGGGCTGACCACGATGCGATCGAGCACCGGGCCAAAGCTCACCGGGATGTGCGAGTGCGTGAGCTTGGAGGTGAAGCTCTTGAGCAGCATGAACGCCACCACGCCGCCGCTCTGTGCAGAGAAGCTCAGCGCGTCGATGTCGCTGGGGAAGACCACGCTCGTGAACAGCAGCGAGCCCAGGAAGCCGACCTGCGTTTGCAGCGCG
This DNA window, taken from Deltaproteobacteria bacterium, encodes the following:
- a CDS encoding GNAT family N-acetyltransferase; the protein is MIDVFEIRLDDLSGAPTRELLALHLAGMHASSPPGHSFALDLSGLQAPGVTVWSAWRGGEICGIGALKQHDAELGELKSMRTHPKHLREGVGAALLEHIIIEARARGLKTLSLETGVGPAFNAALAMYRKRGFVDAGPFGDYVPSAFNQFLHLLL
- a CDS encoding VOC family protein; the protein is MAPSPVLDLKAFVPAKDYTLAKQFYLDLGFTLNFGNDQISEFQVGGSRFFLQPFYLKEHAGNFMMSLLVDDADAWWAHIQKAGIPAKYPGIMAKAPAMQPWGVRVLYLSDPTGVLWHITDRRTG
- a CDS encoding OmpA family protein codes for the protein MKSRLAVGIGFALLFGGTSAWAADKEGCKPPAWAPERMPGFEITDCEHQDWGEVDMQLVDGSKHLQGRVDKITYTLVDESKNPSNEKARNYFAAQGKRSGATLMSDPQGGWSCTLTRKDAQGEHWYEYAHGSGNDESTGSFTLTTVDLGALKQEVVVREAPTDWNYQTNPCKDPPWLVKQFGYFKIDSCSVSDFDQETLSTPDGDLTLAGHFYRVTYALTDPKKNPVAHAVWQNYVDALKGLGAKLVTKPDEDFKALLTRKTPHGEQWFLYEHGSGNSDSTTSYSLTYVVAGGPPPKACTLQIYGVNFDFNKSNLRPDSEPVLKQVLAMFQADASYSAEIGGHTDNVGEKNYNQKLSGERAKAVKDWLVAHGIAPARLTSAGYGDTRPLVPNNSDANRARNRRVELKRVGCKK